A stretch of DNA from Sulfurospirillum tamanense:
AATCACCGCTTTTGGCAGTAATTGATGCTCGATAGCGCGGATTTTAGCTTCAAAGGCCTCGTAAGACATGTTTGCCTCTTTGACAAACGCTTCTTGCAGGACAATCGCACCTCCATCTAGCTCTTCACTCACACAATGCACACTCACGCCCGCTTCTTTAACCTTTGCTTCGTAGCTTTCTTTGATGGCATTGGCGCCCTTAAACAACGGCAACAACGAAGGGTGCAAGTTGATGGCGCTAACTTGCTGTGTAAACACAGGCGTCAATATGCGCATAAACCCTGCTAACACCACCAAATCTACATGTGCGTTTTGAATCACCTCCACCACCGCTCCATCAAAAGCCTCGCGGCTTTCAAATTGGGTATGGTCAATCACCACAGGTTCGATGCCGTAGTGGCGAGATTTTTCAATACCCCCCGCATTAGGTTTGTTTGTTAGTGTGAGCACAACCTTTAACGTTGTGCCACTAAAATTATGCCCGTGCAAGGTTCTAAGCAACGACTCAAGATTGCTCCCCTTTCCACTAAACAACACCGCTAGGCGTTTTTCAGGCATGCCACTCCTTCAATCAAACGCTCAGGGGTGAGCGCGTATGTATTTCCCTCATAGGCTTCCGCGGCTAACGCATGGGCTAACACTGCAGTGATAGCGGCTTCTTTGGGCGCATAACCTTGTGCCAAAAGTGCCCCTATCATGCCCGCTAGCACATCGCCACTTCCCCCTTTAGAAAGGGCAGGAGAGCCAAAAGGACAGAGGTAAACTTCCCCCTTATGGGCGACTAACGTATGCACCCCTTTAAACACTAACACGCTCTTGCTTCCAAGGGAAAACTGGCGTGCAAGAGCGAGGCGATTAGCCTGTACTGTTTCCACGTCCACCTCCCCTAGTCCCACGCGTTTCATGAGCGCGCAAAATTCCTTGGGATGAGGTGTAAAGACCACAGGCTTTTCGTGGGCATACAACATCTGCGCTAGAGGCATGTCGCACACATCCGCATCCGCTACCACGGCACACGCACTCTCCACAAGCAACGCTTTGAGTGTGGTCTCTTTATGGGTATTTCCA
This window harbors:
- the purN gene encoding phosphoribosylglycinamide formyltransferase, producing the protein MPEKRLAVLFSGKGSNLESLLRTLHGHNFSGTTLKVVLTLTNKPNAGGIEKSRHYGIEPVVIDHTQFESREAFDGAVVEVIQNAHVDLVVLAGFMRILTPVFTQQVSAINLHPSLLPLFKGANAIKESYEAKVKEAGVSVHCVSEELDGGAIVLQEAFVKEANMSYEAFEAKIRAIEHQLLPKAVIKLLC